The following is a genomic window from Acidimicrobium ferrooxidans DSM 10331.
GAGCAGCACGAAGTTGGACGCGTCGAGGCCGAGGGCTCGTCGAACCTGTTCCACCTCGTCGACGTAGCGATCGAGTGTCCAGAGGCTGGGGTCGTCGGGACGGTCGCTGCGGCCGCAGCCGAGCTGGTCGTAGTAGATGTACTCGATCGCAGCGAGCGGCAGGTAGCTGTCGAAGCACTCGAAGTACTCGCTCGTCGCGCCGGGACCGCCGTGGAGCAGCAGGACTCGCAGGTCAGGGGCGTTGCCCACTCGCTTGGTCCACACCGAGAAGGTCCCTCGAGGCGTGTGGATCGGGATGCGGCGGGCACCACCCGAGAGAGCGTCGTCGCGGGTGCGCGCGTCGAGATAGTCGTGCAGGTCCATCGCTGCCCCCTTGCGGTCGAGACGTCTCGACGCTAGTGCGACGAGCGGGGCGACTGGGGCCGAAACCCCTGGCGAGCGATCGCACGTAGGCTCGATGCATGACCCAAGCAGCAACGTGGCGTAACCGTGATGTGTGGCTGATCTCGTTGTCCGCTGGTTTTGCCGACCTCGGCTACCAGGCGATCGTCGCCGGAGTACCGCTGCTGATCGTCGTCGACCTGCGTGCGAGCGCCCTGGTGTACGGCGTCGCCGCCGGCCTCGGCTACGGGCTGGGGACGTTCGCGTCGCTCGCGGGTGGTCGGCTCGCCGACCGCATCGGTCGACGTCCGGTTGCGATCGGCGGCAACCTCGGCATCTTGCTCCTGTCGCTGATCGCTCTGGCGAGAAGTGTCCCCATCGTCGTCCTGCTCTTCGTGCTGGGCTGGCTCGCGCGCAACTTCCGCTCGCCGGTTCGCCGGGCCATGCTCACCGAAGCCGTCGCGCCGGAGTGGCGCCGCAATGCATTCGGCCTTCTGCACGCCGTCGACGTGGGTGGCGGCGTGCTCTCCGCGCTTGCGGCGGTCGTGCTCGTCGGTGCGCACGTCGTCGGTCTGCGGGGCCTGTTCGCCTTCACCGCGATCCCGATCGCGATCTCGAGCCTGCTGCTCGCCAGCGCGCACCCGCACCGTACGGGCGGCGCCGGCGCGCGTCGCGACGTCCCGACGGCGCCGGCGAGCACGCTTCGTCGTGCAGTCCTCGTCGCGACCGCCCTC
Proteins encoded in this region:
- a CDS encoding MFS transporter — encoded protein: MTQAATWRNRDVWLISLSAGFADLGYQAIVAGVPLLIVVDLRASALVYGVAAGLGYGLGTFASLAGGRLADRIGRRPVAIGGNLGILLLSLIALARSVPIVVLLFVLGWLARNFRSPVRRAMLTEAVAPEWRRNAFGLLHAVDVGGGVLSALAAVVLVGAHVVGLRGLFAFTAIPIAISSLLLASAHPHRTGGAGARRDVPTAPASTLRRAVLVATALYGFSSYALGFPVLAVAARSGSATEGFGAYALFLGASAITGYVIGARRGSPIGWLALGGYGLSALGSALLVPESAMVSIIGVGLLGVGLGVIETLEPTVISRLAPDAAQGGALGALSAARSVGLFVADVVAGLLYASHGGVAFVYGAVLAAVAAIIIGAQAPLARRTFPAGQW